The following proteins are encoded in a genomic region of Bacillus sp. FJAT-22090:
- a CDS encoding cytochrome ubiquinol oxidase subunit I, translating to MGNEEAVFFSRVLTELTLSFHIIYATIGVGVPLMIMIAQWVGIKKNDEHYILLARRWARGFVITVAVGVVTGTAIGMQLSLLWPNFMELAGHIIALPLFMETFAFFFEAIFLGIYLYTWDRFENQKKHLLLLIPVAIGASASAVFITIVNAFMNAPQGFDVVDGELVNISPLLAMFNPAMPTKVAHVVVTAYMTAAFVLAAIAAFRLLKGSNHIYHKKALYLTMKVGLIFAIATAIIGDFSGKYLAEYQPEKLAAAEWHFETEENAPLILYGVMDDGEVKYAIKIPFALSILAHGNPTSEVIGLDQFPEDEIPPLYIHYLFDLMVTIGMGMVALSGLYWLGKRLKWTFVDSRFYRWLIVLGGPASIIAIEAGWWLAEVGRQPWILRGIMRVEDAATTSAHVDTMLVLFAGLYIVLGIGSVVVLTRMFRKNPVEQELEDRHAERGGDIS from the coding sequence ATGGGAAATGAAGAAGCAGTATTTTTTAGTCGCGTATTAACCGAATTAACCTTATCTTTTCATATTATTTATGCAACCATCGGTGTAGGTGTACCTTTAATGATTATGATTGCCCAGTGGGTGGGTATTAAGAAAAATGATGAACATTACATATTACTGGCAAGACGTTGGGCTAGAGGGTTTGTCATTACTGTTGCAGTTGGAGTAGTAACTGGAACAGCCATTGGCATGCAGCTTTCTTTACTTTGGCCCAACTTTATGGAGCTTGCAGGTCATATTATTGCACTTCCATTATTTATGGAGACTTTTGCTTTCTTTTTTGAAGCGATTTTCCTCGGAATTTATTTATACACATGGGACCGATTTGAGAATCAAAAGAAGCATTTATTATTACTAATTCCTGTTGCAATCGGTGCATCTGCTTCCGCTGTGTTTATTACAATTGTAAATGCATTTATGAATGCACCACAGGGATTTGATGTAGTGGACGGCGAGTTAGTGAATATTAGCCCACTTTTAGCGATGTTCAACCCTGCGATGCCTACAAAAGTTGCGCATGTGGTCGTAACTGCCTATATGACTGCTGCCTTTGTTTTGGCAGCAATAGCAGCTTTCCGTTTACTAAAAGGTTCAAATCATATTTATCATAAAAAAGCATTGTATTTAACGATGAAAGTAGGACTTATTTTTGCAATAGCTACTGCCATTATCGGTGACTTTTCTGGAAAGTATTTAGCTGAATACCAACCTGAAAAATTAGCAGCGGCTGAATGGCATTTTGAAACAGAAGAAAATGCTCCTTTAATCTTGTACGGTGTTATGGATGACGGCGAAGTGAAATACGCCATTAAGATCCCTTTTGCTTTAAGTATTCTTGCACATGGCAATCCGACGTCAGAAGTAATCGGTTTGGACCAATTTCCAGAAGACGAAATACCACCCTTATATATTCATTATTTGTTTGACTTAATGGTGACGATAGGAATGGGAATGGTCGCTCTATCAGGATTGTATTGGCTAGGAAAGCGTCTAAAATGGACATTCGTCGATTCGAGGTTCTATCGTTGGTTAATTGTTTTAGGAGGGCCGGCATCGATAATTGCAATAGAAGCAGGTTGGTGGTTAGCGGAAGTAGGAAGACAACCTTGGATACTAAGAGGAATCATGCGAGTAGAAGATGCAGCTACAACAAGTGCACATGTAGATACGATGTTAGTTTTATTTGCGGGATTATACATTGTTCTTGGAATCGGAAGTGTTGTAGTTCTTACTCGCATGTTTAGAAAAAATCCAGTGGAACAAGAGCTAGAGGATCGACATGCTGAAAGAGGCGGTGATATTTCATGA
- a CDS encoding cytochrome d ubiquinol oxidase subunit II, which yields MTLEIIGITVLWTFLFGYLIVASIDFGAGFFNAYSLLTGRQHILTNVIQRYLSPVWEVTNVFLVFFFVGIIGFFPKTAFYYGTTLLVPASIALILLAIRGSYYAFETYGSRGHKGYSFMYGLAGLFIPAALSIVLTISEGGFISMVNDAPVLDYYALFTSPLTWSIVVLSLSAVLYISAVFLTWYANKAGDREATKLMRKYALVWAFPTIITALGIMVELRTHNPEHYSNLLEIWWAFGLSFLLFIGTVWLLVKKQNYGMAFWLLGGQFLIAFFAYGFAHRPYLLYPYLTIYDSFTNEAMAISLIIAFILGLALLIPSLYLLLRLFLFNKEYVRGKKDNHA from the coding sequence ATGACATTAGAAATCATCGGGATTACGGTATTATGGACGTTTTTATTTGGGTACTTGATTGTAGCCTCCATTGACTTTGGCGCTGGATTTTTTAATGCATATAGCTTATTAACGGGAAGACAGCATATTTTAACGAATGTTATTCAGCGTTATTTATCACCTGTTTGGGAAGTAACAAATGTGTTTCTCGTATTCTTCTTTGTAGGGATCATTGGATTTTTTCCAAAAACAGCATTTTACTATGGAACGACTTTACTAGTACCAGCCAGTATTGCGCTCATTTTATTAGCAATTAGGGGATCGTATTATGCTTTTGAGACATATGGCTCTAGAGGACATAAGGGATACTCATTTATGTACGGGTTGGCAGGATTATTTATTCCGGCAGCGTTGTCCATTGTGCTGACGATATCTGAAGGCGGATTTATCTCGATGGTAAACGATGCTCCAGTGCTAGATTATTATGCTTTATTTACGAGTCCGTTAACTTGGTCAATTGTGGTGCTTAGTTTGTCTGCAGTTCTATATATATCAGCTGTTTTCTTAACTTGGTATGCAAACAAAGCAGGAGATCGGGAAGCAACAAAACTAATGCGTAAATATGCACTAGTTTGGGCATTTCCAACTATTATAACTGCGCTTGGGATTATGGTAGAACTACGAACACATAACCCAGAACACTATTCTAATTTGCTTGAAATTTGGTGGGCATTCGGTTTATCATTTCTTTTATTTATAGGAACCGTTTGGTTATTAGTCAAAAAACAGAATTACGGGATGGCATTTTGGTTATTAGGAGGCCAATTTCTTATTGCCTTCTTTGCATATGGATTTGCACATCGTCCCTATTTGTTATATCCATACTTAACGATTTATGATAGTTTTACGAATGAAGCCATGGCAATATCGTTAATTATTGCATTCATATTAGGGCTTGCACTGCTAATTCCATCTCTGTATTTATTATTACGTCTATTCTTGTTCAATAAAGAGTACGTTCGTGGTAAAAAAGACAATCACGCATAA
- the cydS gene encoding cytochrome bd oxidase small subunit CydS, with amino-acid sequence MSDFLIFYAPFIVLIGAIVVAFWAASKDGAVSDEK; translated from the coding sequence ATGTCTGACTTTCTTATTTTTTATGCACCATTTATAGTACTGATTGGAGCAATTGTTGTAGCATTTTGGGCTGCTTCTAAAGATGGAGCAGTCTCTGACGAGAAGTAG